The Pyrococcus horikoshii OT3 genome includes a window with the following:
- a CDS encoding radical SAM protein — protein MRKTPYYSYVVGELPKGCQYCVRGEKLVLFVTGVCPRNCFYCPLSSWRRKDVAYANERPITKIEDIIEEAKIQEAKGAGVTGGDPLARLTRTVDYIRALKEEFGSKFHIHLYTTGILADKKALSMLYDAGLDEIRFHPDLFEPSSKFLNREIENLKNAFDFNWDVGGEVPAVPGFEDRIKWFAGILDKWGGKFLNINELEYSETNLRNLLNRGYKPVSNESSAIKGSLELGLRILEWGERNTSLNYHLCTAKLKDAVQLRNRLRRMAKNVAKPYMEITEDGTLRFGIAEYEDLEELYKFLIEEAEVPREWLYINWEKKRIEMPIEVAEELAEVVEGDVKFYIVEEYPTWDRIEVERIPLN, from the coding sequence ATGAGAAAAACTCCTTATTATTCGTATGTTGTAGGGGAACTCCCAAAAGGTTGTCAATATTGCGTTAGGGGAGAGAAACTTGTGCTATTCGTTACTGGAGTCTGCCCTAGGAATTGCTTCTACTGTCCTTTAAGCTCCTGGAGGAGAAAAGATGTGGCATATGCTAATGAAAGACCTATAACGAAGATTGAGGATATAATAGAGGAAGCAAAGATACAGGAAGCCAAAGGAGCGGGTGTTACTGGTGGGGATCCATTAGCGAGGCTAACAAGAACCGTGGATTACATAAGAGCCCTCAAAGAAGAATTCGGAAGTAAATTCCATATTCATCTATACACGACGGGTATTCTTGCAGATAAAAAGGCGTTATCTATGCTCTACGATGCTGGGCTTGATGAGATAAGGTTCCATCCAGACTTGTTTGAGCCTTCTTCAAAATTTTTAAATAGGGAAATTGAGAACTTAAAGAATGCTTTTGACTTTAACTGGGATGTTGGAGGAGAGGTTCCAGCAGTTCCTGGGTTTGAAGATAGGATAAAGTGGTTTGCTGGAATACTTGATAAGTGGGGAGGAAAATTCTTAAACATAAATGAGCTGGAATACAGTGAAACAAACCTTAGGAATCTCTTAAATAGAGGATATAAGCCTGTAAGTAATGAAAGCTCTGCAATAAAAGGCTCTCTTGAGCTTGGTTTGAGGATCCTCGAGTGGGGGGAAAGAAACACCTCCCTCAATTACCATCTTTGCACTGCTAAGCTTAAGGATGCTGTTCAGTTAAGAAATAGGCTGAGAAGGATGGCAAAGAACGTTGCTAAGCCTTATATGGAAATTACGGAGGATGGAACACTTAGATTTGGAATAGCTGAATATGAAGATCTTGAAGAGTTGTATAAATTCCTCATTGAGGAGGCGGAAGTTCCAAGGGAATGGCTGTATATAAATTGGGAAAAGAAGAGAATTGAGATGCCGATTGAAGTTGCCGAGGAATTGGCCGAGGTTGTTGAGGGTGACGTCAAGTTCTACATAGTTGAGGAGTATCCAACCTGGGATAGGATAGAGGTAGAGAGGATCCCCCTAAATTAA
- a CDS encoding ATP-binding protein, translated as MGLVESSTNPWWVPEDFLAKLQKRVNPEKLAKYGLNDIRQAYFGIYLGIRLDDGSRAPQFLPYKPGFANHIFFLGRSGYGKTSIMRALAEGIYDYFYLNGRKALIIIIEAKYDKTKVKKLMTFREYIIQNFGYDYLLENYPWLENYLQEYSQKRPLLGKIGDFAFGWPNVEGIMTKVDSHHNQFQRHRLQPMIYPSTRIVFRPTRDLSLISRDNGMNVQVVEGKISYERLEVEDLTKFTYVNTQTNYMRILDIYWGQKKIRDPDRFLKEVIRNEYPPRSGETIEDILRSRDRTIANLRTLMNKLKSDRLFTKDPKEEFVKKLTPDRINVIDFSANSRLSDEEEAEIFNILVNYVVNEFALKKDIPVFIIVDEVQNIAKHRLGMAAINKIYREGRSLEISLISGTQYLSGLSKDLVRGATHIGIVGRLASERDAELLEEILDERFDTGEKPRSLQELFRIRKARRGKGKFSIDCEYTFTIEYRVPKTL; from the coding sequence TTGGGATTAGTGGAGAGTAGTACAAACCCGTGGTGGGTTCCAGAAGATTTCCTAGCCAAGTTGCAAAAGAGAGTTAATCCCGAAAAATTGGCGAAATACGGCCTAAATGATATACGACAAGCATACTTTGGGATATACCTAGGGATAAGGCTTGATGATGGTAGTAGAGCTCCCCAATTCCTCCCATATAAGCCAGGTTTTGCAAACCACATATTTTTCCTTGGCAGGAGTGGTTATGGAAAAACAAGCATTATGAGAGCTCTTGCAGAAGGGATTTATGACTACTTTTATCTAAATGGAAGAAAAGCTCTTATCATAATCATTGAAGCCAAATACGATAAAACAAAAGTCAAAAAGCTCATGACATTCAGAGAGTACATCATCCAGAACTTTGGTTACGACTATCTCCTGGAGAACTATCCATGGCTTGAAAACTATCTCCAGGAATATTCTCAAAAACGGCCACTTCTTGGCAAGATTGGAGACTTTGCATTTGGTTGGCCAAATGTGGAAGGGATAATGACAAAAGTTGACTCTCACCACAACCAGTTCCAGCGACACAGACTTCAACCAATGATTTATCCCTCAACCAGGATAGTCTTCAGACCAACTAGAGACCTAAGCCTTATTTCAAGAGACAATGGAATGAACGTTCAAGTTGTTGAGGGAAAAATTAGCTATGAACGTCTAGAGGTTGAAGACCTAACAAAGTTCACATATGTAAACACTCAAACAAACTACATGAGAATTCTCGACATTTATTGGGGGCAAAAGAAAATTAGAGATCCTGATCGTTTCTTAAAAGAAGTCATAAGAAACGAATACCCGCCTCGATCAGGTGAGACTATTGAGGATATTCTAAGATCCAGGGATAGGACCATAGCCAACCTTAGAACCCTCATGAACAAGCTAAAGAGTGATAGACTATTTACAAAGGATCCAAAAGAGGAATTCGTAAAAAAGCTCACACCAGACAGAATAAATGTTATTGATTTCTCAGCAAATTCTCGCCTAAGTGATGAAGAAGAAGCAGAAATTTTCAACATCCTCGTTAATTATGTTGTTAATGAATTCGCTCTTAAGAAAGATATTCCAGTCTTCATTATAGTAGATGAGGTACAAAACATAGCAAAACACCGATTAGGCATGGCTGCAATTAACAAGATATATAGGGAAGGACGTTCTCTCGAAATTTCATTGATATCAGGCACTCAATACTTATCGGGATTAAGCAAGGATCTTGTTAGGGGAGCAACACACATTGGAATTGTAGGAAGGCTTGCATCTGAAAGAGATGCAGAACTTCTTGAGGAAATTCTAGATGAACGCTTTGACACAGGAGAAAAACCTAGATCCCTTCAAGAACTCTTCAGAATCAGAAAAGCAAGGCGTGGGAAAGGAAAATTTTCGATAGATTGTGAGTATACCTTCACAATTGAGTATCGCGTTCCCAAAACGCTGTAA
- a CDS encoding cellulase family glycosylhydrolase gives MEGNTILKIVLICTILAGLFGQVVPVYAENTTYQTPTGIYYEVRGDTIYMINVTSGEETPIHLFGVNWFGFETPNHVVHGLWKRNWEDMLLQIKSLGFNAIRLPFCTESVKPGTQPIGIDYSKNPDLRGLDSLQIMEKIIKKAGDLGIFVLLDYHRIGCTHIEPLWYTEDFSEEDFINTWIEVAKRFGKYWNVIGADLKNEPHSVTSPPAAYTDGTGATWGMGNPATDWNLAAERIGKAILKVAPHWLIFVEGTQFTNPKTDSSYKWGYNAWWGGNLMAVKDYPVNLPRNKLVYSPHVYGPDVYNQPYFGPAKGFPDNLPDIWYHHFGYVKLELGYSVVIGEFGGKYGHGGDPRDVIWQNKLVDWMIENKFCDFFYWSWNPDSGDTGGILQDDWTTIWEDKYNNLKRLMDSCSKSSSSTQSVIRSTTPTKSNTSKKICGPAILIILAVFSLLLRRAPR, from the coding sequence ATGGAGGGGAATACTATTCTTAAAATCGTACTAATTTGCACTATTTTAGCAGGCCTATTCGGGCAAGTCGTGCCAGTATATGCAGAAAATACAACATATCAAACACCGACTGGAATTTACTACGAAGTGAGAGGAGATACGATATACATGATTAATGTCACCAGTGGAGAGGAAACTCCCATTCATCTCTTTGGTGTAAACTGGTTTGGCTTTGAAACACCTAATCATGTAGTGCACGGACTTTGGAAGAGAAACTGGGAAGACATGCTTCTTCAGATCAAAAGCTTAGGCTTCAATGCAATAAGACTTCCTTTCTGTACTGAGTCTGTAAAACCAGGAACACAACCAATTGGAATAGATTACAGTAAAAATCCAGATCTTCGTGGACTAGATAGCCTACAGATTATGGAAAAGATCATAAAGAAGGCCGGAGATCTTGGTATCTTTGTCTTACTCGACTATCATAGGATAGGATGCACTCACATAGAACCCCTCTGGTACACGGAAGACTTCTCAGAGGAAGACTTTATTAACACATGGATAGAGGTTGCCAAAAGGTTCGGTAAGTACTGGAACGTAATAGGGGCTGATCTAAAGAATGAGCCTCATAGTGTTACCTCACCCCCAGCTGCTTATACAGATGGTACCGGGGCTACATGGGGTATGGGAAACCCTGCAACCGATTGGAACTTGGCGGCTGAGAGGATAGGAAAAGCGATTCTGAAGGTTGCCCCTCATTGGTTGATATTCGTGGAGGGGACACAATTTACTAATCCGAAGACTGACAGTAGTTACAAATGGGGCTACAACGCTTGGTGGGGAGGAAATCTAATGGCCGTAAAGGATTATCCAGTTAACTTACCTAGGAATAAGCTAGTATACAGCCCTCACGTATATGGGCCAGATGTCTATAATCAACCGTACTTTGGTCCCGCTAAGGGTTTTCCGGATAATCTTCCAGATATCTGGTATCACCACTTTGGATACGTAAAATTAGAACTAGGATATTCAGTTGTAATAGGAGAGTTTGGAGGAAAATATGGGCATGGAGGCGATCCAAGGGATGTTATATGGCAAAATAAGCTAGTTGATTGGATGATAGAGAATAAATTTTGTGATTTCTTTTACTGGAGCTGGAATCCAGATAGTGGAGATACCGGAGGGATTCTACAGGATGATTGGACAACAATATGGGAAGATAAGTATAATAACCTGAAGAGATTGATGGATAGTTGTTCCAAAAGTTCTTCAAGTACTCAATCCGTTATTCGGAGTACCACCCCTACAAAGTCAAATACAAGTAAGAAGATTTGTGGACCAGCAATTCTTATCATCCTAGCAGTATTCTCTCTTCTCTTAAGAAGGGCTCCCAGGTAG
- a CDS encoding ribbon-helix-helix protein, CopG family, with protein MRIPVRGPGRPKKWKGPTDIITLRLPLEVIEILDRIAAETNSSRTEVIVSLVKSASNVDVSKLILKLNSLEKYVAQLEKERQALLEERERLLRQIEKLQLKLEQKGRSVVSSRMSRIIDALARVEKEGRTFADTMVEIGVEHPQEQLAVLKDLFIVHNEGGEIAEVLRPVQGIKKLKGWVLVKGKESGLLNYVWARESVLEVAKQVRKTKVVNVRKEVEERLSSWLRTYNLFLKDSREEAEKFLDKVLSKGLPELVEKYGLDVVREVVLSKEEFVRVFGPFLPPSSVSLKKAEVVGDE; from the coding sequence ATGAGAATTCCTGTAAGAGGACCAGGGAGACCGAAAAAATGGAAAGGTCCTACGGATATAATAACTTTAAGATTACCTTTAGAAGTTATTGAAATACTAGATAGAATTGCTGCTGAGACAAATAGTTCCCGAACAGAAGTAATTGTTTCTCTTGTTAAATCTGCCTCAAATGTTGATGTTTCGAAACTTATCTTAAAACTCAATTCTCTTGAGAAATATGTTGCTCAGTTGGAGAAGGAAAGGCAGGCTCTTCTTGAGGAGCGTGAGAGGCTTCTTAGGCAGATTGAGAAGCTTCAACTCAAGCTTGAGCAGAAGGGTAGGAGTGTTGTTTCTTCGAGAATGTCAAGGATTATTGATGCTTTGGCGAGGGTTGAGAAGGAGGGTAGGACTTTTGCTGATACTATGGTTGAGATTGGGGTTGAGCATCCTCAGGAGCAACTTGCAGTACTCAAGGATTTGTTTATAGTGCATAATGAGGGGGGAGAGATTGCGGAGGTTTTGAGACCTGTTCAGGGGATTAAGAAGTTGAAGGGTTGGGTTCTTGTAAAGGGTAAGGAGTCTGGATTGTTGAATTATGTTTGGGCTCGTGAGAGTGTTTTGGAAGTTGCGAAGCAGGTTAGAAAGACGAAGGTTGTGAATGTTCGGAAGGAGGTTGAGGAGAGGCTTTCTTCCTGGCTTAGGACTTATAATTTGTTTTTGAAGGATAGTAGGGAGGAGGCTGAGAAGTTCCTGGATAAGGTTCTTTCAAAGGGCTTGCCAGAGCTTGTTGAGAAGTATGGGCTTGATGTTGTGAGGGAGGTTGTTCTGTCAAAGGAGGAGTTTGTGAGGGTCTTCGGCCCTTTCTTGCCTCCATCAAGCGTATCTCTCAAAAAAGCAGAGGTGGTAGGGGATGAATGA
- a CDS encoding recombinase family protein, translating to MKAVAYIRVSTKEQDENNQRQAILEFAKKKNIEILGWFIDKGVSGTRKFREREGAQTLMNYIKTNKVDAIIVFAIDRLGRNMEDTVNTIKELEMQGVRVISVKEDFLQTMNPEIRKLILSILSWFAEFERNRIRERQLAAWEAGKQKGRPPKLTDATLKKYLKKYPDLTIRSLWKIMKADGIDISYDWLRKRIKRIRVVEE from the coding sequence ATGAAAGCAGTGGCATACATCAGAGTCAGTACCAAAGAGCAAGATGAAAACAACCAAAGACAGGCCATCCTGGAGTTCGCAAAGAAAAAGAACATTGAAATCCTAGGATGGTTCATAGACAAAGGAGTAAGCGGAACAAGAAAATTCAGGGAAAGAGAAGGAGCCCAAACCCTTATGAACTACATCAAGACAAACAAGGTAGATGCCATAATAGTCTTCGCCATAGACAGGCTTGGGAGAAACATGGAGGACACCGTAAACACGATAAAAGAACTAGAAATGCAAGGCGTGAGAGTAATCTCTGTGAAGGAAGACTTCTTACAGACAATGAATCCCGAAATTAGGAAGCTCATCCTATCAATTCTCTCATGGTTTGCAGAATTTGAGAGGAACAGGATTAGGGAGAGACAGCTAGCAGCTTGGGAGGCTGGAAAGCAGAAGGGAAGACCACCAAAGCTGACCGATGCGACGCTAAAGAAATACCTAAAGAAGTATCCTGACCTAACAATACGGAGCTTGTGGAAGATTATGAAGGCTGATGGGATTGATATAAGTTACGACTGGCTTAGGAAGAGGATTAAGAGGATTAGGGTGGTGGAAGAATGA
- a CDS encoding metal-dependent transcriptional regulator, whose amino-acid sequence MVSKREEEYLEVMYLLQKNKGVIRVKDIAKILKVKPPSVVDALKKLSKKGLVEYEKHDRITLTEEGRKIAEETYSKHILLTEFFTNVLGIPPEIAEEDACQFEHYVSEVTVKRIREFITYIQENCPYVLKQFLKKVQEEDKNQKTPAR is encoded by the coding sequence ATGGTTTCGAAGAGAGAGGAGGAATATCTGGAGGTCATGTATCTGCTCCAAAAAAATAAAGGTGTCATTAGGGTTAAAGACATCGCCAAAATACTAAAAGTAAAGCCTCCAAGTGTCGTTGATGCATTAAAAAAACTCAGCAAAAAGGGATTAGTGGAATACGAGAAGCATGATAGAATAACTCTTACCGAAGAAGGTCGAAAGATAGCCGAGGAAACTTACTCAAAGCACATTCTTTTAACGGAGTTTTTTACTAACGTTCTTGGCATTCCACCTGAAATAGCTGAAGAGGATGCATGTCAATTTGAGCACTACGTCAGCGAAGTTACCGTTAAGAGGATTAGGGAGTTTATAACATATATTCAGGAAAACTGTCCTTATGTTTTGAAACAATTCTTAAAGAAAGTTCAAGAAGAAGATAAAAATCAAAAGACTCCAGCAAGGTAA
- a CDS encoding NCS2 family permease, whose amino-acid sequence MGWAERYFELDKYGTDVKTEVLAGLTTFMTMAYILLVNPIILSSAMGKEAFDSLVAATALSAGLTTILMGLYAKKPFALAPGMGLNAYFAYTVAPKYGWKVALAAVFVEGIIFIILSVTKVRSAIIHAIPLSQKYAVGAGIGLFLTFIGLNDVGLLTGVTSKEGILQFTGLNAKFLATAQGLLFVFGLLLAGILIGLRIKGALLISILTTSIIGWIFNVAPRPEGVVSLPTLSYTFLKLDLHGLLNAGALGVIFAFFMVDFFDTLGTVTGLSAKAGFLTKEGKIPDAEKVLLTDAIGTTLGALLGTSTVTTYIESAAGIEEGGRTGLTALTTGLLLLAVGLFIAPIAKAIPSFATAPALVIVGYYMISAIREVDFSDPTEAIPAFLVLITIPFTYSIADGIGVGFISYTLIKVFTGRWKEVHPLMYILALIFVGYFAYLAGVF is encoded by the coding sequence ATGGGTTGGGCTGAGAGGTATTTCGAGCTAGATAAGTATGGCACAGATGTAAAAACTGAGGTTTTAGCTGGTTTAACAACGTTCATGACCATGGCATATATTCTCCTTGTAAATCCAATAATCCTCAGTAGCGCCATGGGAAAGGAAGCTTTTGATTCACTTGTCGCTGCAACTGCGCTCTCTGCTGGACTTACAACGATTTTAATGGGGCTTTATGCCAAGAAACCCTTCGCCCTGGCCCCAGGGATGGGTCTTAATGCTTACTTTGCTTATACAGTCGCCCCCAAATACGGGTGGAAGGTTGCACTAGCCGCTGTGTTTGTTGAAGGTATAATATTCATAATCCTAAGCGTAACCAAGGTCAGAAGCGCCATAATTCATGCGATCCCACTTAGCCAAAAGTATGCCGTGGGAGCAGGTATAGGTCTTTTCTTGACGTTCATCGGTTTGAATGACGTTGGTTTGCTTACTGGTGTCACCAGTAAGGAGGGAATTCTTCAATTTACAGGTCTTAATGCAAAGTTCTTAGCGACAGCTCAGGGCTTACTTTTCGTCTTCGGACTTTTACTCGCTGGAATACTGATAGGGCTTAGGATAAAGGGAGCATTATTGATTTCAATACTAACTACAAGCATCATCGGTTGGATATTCAACGTAGCTCCCAGGCCTGAGGGAGTGGTTTCATTACCAACCTTAAGTTATACCTTCCTCAAACTTGATCTTCACGGCTTATTAAATGCTGGAGCCCTAGGAGTGATATTTGCTTTCTTCATGGTTGACTTCTTTGATACTCTTGGAACGGTAACCGGATTGAGTGCAAAGGCAGGATTCCTAACTAAGGAAGGAAAAATCCCGGACGCTGAGAAAGTCCTTCTAACGGATGCAATAGGAACGACATTGGGGGCCCTCCTAGGAACTTCAACCGTAACAACCTACATTGAGAGTGCGGCCGGTATAGAGGAAGGAGGTAGAACGGGTCTTACAGCATTAACGACTGGATTACTTCTACTAGCAGTTGGCCTCTTTATAGCTCCAATAGCAAAGGCTATTCCCTCATTTGCAACTGCTCCCGCCTTAGTTATCGTTGGTTACTACATGATAAGTGCCATAAGAGAAGTTGACTTCAGCGATCCCACAGAAGCAATTCCAGCATTCTTAGTCTTAATTACGATTCCATTTACTTATTCAATTGCAGATGGAATAGGAGTGGGATTCATAAGCTATACACTGATAAAGGTCTTTACGGGAAGGTGGAAGGAGGTACACCCACTAATGTACATCTTAGCCCTCATCTTCGTAGGATACTTTGCTTACCTTGCTGGAGTCTTTTGA
- a CDS encoding AbrB/MazE/SpoVT family DNA-binding domain-containing protein translates to MQNQQKTVEPLAKFHASVNIKGQLVVPVKDREVFGLKRGDILEIIVRSFDVINGKIHIKKRAYILVRLSSKGLITIPEEVRRELGISPGDTVEVLLVGFHKFDELVTEKGKQIAKLIQANTHMRLITSEEEKTIIEKSRTYYV, encoded by the coding sequence ATGCAAAACCAACAAAAAACAGTAGAACCACTAGCAAAATTCCACGCTAGTGTAAATATCAAGGGTCAGCTGGTAGTTCCAGTGAAAGACAGAGAAGTCTTTGGATTAAAACGTGGAGATATTCTTGAAATCATTGTAAGGTCATTTGATGTTATTAATGGAAAGATACACATTAAGAAGAGAGCATATATCCTCGTAAGACTCAGCTCAAAAGGATTAATAACAATTCCAGAAGAAGTCCGAAGAGAATTAGGTATCTCACCAGGAGATACAGTTGAAGTTTTATTAGTTGGATTTCACAAGTTTGATGAGTTGGTTACTGAAAAAGGCAAGCAGATAGCAAAACTAATCCAGGCAAACACACATATGCGTTTGATCACAAGCGAAGAAGAAAAGACCATCATCGAGAAAAGTCGAACGTATTATGTATAA
- a CDS encoding radical SAM protein, with translation MYELTEDFKLRKITKYELDGIDEREDLLVIPPSSKAGPCGNACLFCYLLQNPPEMIYKVPRHDTLNDPDLENRIRYARKHYDLWIRVTDTSGNIKFDENRIKSLYDAGLDEIQISVHTTKKDVRARLMRNRQAGKLIDLLPLVAKHFRTIADIILTPGFNVEDIGEIIEDLDSMGVHEVRLFPVGVTRYNKFGVRPLTREELSYVKGIALEKDKELAIKVVIPPIFLALLGEFTTGLEPFDIEPDFPTYIFTGELAYQEMKRLFPRVNVIMVKNEFFGGNIGSAGLLTGRDILREVEKLPEVDLGLIILPELMFYGDMTLDGWRRQELFSKILIEKGYIVETALEPTEIPRVIEKVTL, from the coding sequence ATGTATGAGTTGACCGAGGACTTCAAGCTCAGGAAGATCACAAAGTACGAGCTCGATGGGATAGATGAGAGGGAGGATTTACTAGTTATTCCCCCATCTTCCAAAGCAGGCCCCTGTGGAAATGCTTGCTTGTTCTGTTATCTCCTTCAAAATCCTCCCGAGATGATATATAAAGTTCCCAGGCATGACACCCTTAATGATCCCGACTTGGAAAACAGGATTAGATATGCAAGGAAGCATTATGATCTCTGGATTAGGGTTACAGACACTTCAGGGAATATAAAGTTTGATGAAAACAGGATTAAAAGTCTTTACGATGCTGGGCTTGATGAAATCCAAATCTCAGTTCACACCACTAAAAAAGATGTAAGGGCTAGATTGATGAGAAATAGACAAGCTGGGAAATTAATAGATCTGCTTCCCCTCGTAGCTAAGCATTTTAGAACTATAGCTGATATAATATTAACCCCAGGATTTAACGTGGAAGATATAGGGGAGATAATTGAAGACCTCGACTCTATGGGGGTTCACGAGGTTAGGCTTTTCCCGGTTGGTGTGACCAGATACAATAAATTTGGAGTTAGGCCTTTAACTAGGGAAGAACTTTCTTATGTTAAGGGGATAGCCTTAGAAAAAGATAAAGAGCTAGCTATAAAGGTTGTGATACCACCGATATTTCTAGCCCTCCTAGGAGAGTTTACCACGGGGCTTGAACCCTTTGACATAGAGCCAGACTTCCCAACGTACATTTTCACGGGAGAGCTTGCATACCAAGAGATGAAAAGATTATTTCCGAGAGTTAATGTTATTATGGTGAAGAATGAATTCTTTGGAGGAAACATAGGAAGTGCTGGCCTTCTAACTGGAAGAGACATCCTAAGGGAGGTTGAAAAGCTTCCAGAAGTTGATTTAGGATTGATAATTTTGCCCGAGCTAATGTTTTACGGAGATATGACCCTCGATGGATGGAGAAGGCAAGAACTATTTTCCAAGATACTCATAGAGAAAGGTTATATAGTGGAGACAGCCTTAGAACCTACGGAGATTCCAAGAGTTATAGAAAAAGTTACCCTATGA
- a CDS encoding type II toxin-antitoxin system PemK/MazF family toxin — protein MPKQGEIWTAPFPYFDDRGKLTFKIRPTLIVSNDEFNDNALDVIICQISRFEYERILKLPSKMRSKIKIITNNDLDPNTSGKLRNISIIKPYKLFSISKDKLNNYKFIGKLKPKAMSEISLVLKEVFQTENISSQDTP, from the coding sequence ATGCCTAAACAAGGTGAAATCTGGACAGCACCCTTCCCATATTTTGATGACCGCGGAAAGTTAACATTCAAAATAAGACCAACCCTCATAGTATCCAACGATGAATTCAACGACAACGCACTAGATGTTATAATCTGTCAAATCTCCAGATTTGAATATGAAAGAATCCTAAAGCTCCCTTCTAAAATGCGGAGCAAAATTAAAATAATAACAAACAACGACCTTGATCCAAACACCAGCGGTAAACTACGAAATATAAGTATAATTAAACCTTACAAGCTTTTCTCCATCTCAAAAGATAAACTTAACAACTACAAGTTCATTGGAAAATTAAAGCCAAAAGCTATGAGTGAAATAAGCCTAGTCCTAAAAGAAGTATTCCAAACAGAAAATATATCCTCACAAGACACCCCTTAA